Proteins from a single region of Gordonia hongkongensis:
- the hpxO gene encoding FAD-dependent urate hydroxylase HpxO, whose protein sequence is MKAVIIGAGMGGTSAGIALRQLGHEVEIYEQVTENRPVGAAISVWSNGVKCLNHLGLEAETAALGGIVDSMSYIDAFTGETMCRFSMAPLIDEVGQRPYPIARAELQLMLMNAFGHDEIRFGKKMVAVHDGPDGATVEFADGTTAQGDVVIAADGARSLARDHVLGHAVERRYAGYVNFNGLVPIDEDIGPATEWTTYVGDSRRVSVMPVAGNRFYFFFDVTMPEGVPFERGTAREVLAEEFAGWAPGVQKLIETLDPATTNRVEILDIDPFHTWVRGHVALLGDAAHNTTPDIGQGGCSAMEDAIALQFAFRDHPDDLHAALTTYEASRTERAADLVLRARKRCDVTHGKDPEATAAWYEELRSEDGTNVIRGIVGNIVGGPLT, encoded by the coding sequence GTGAAAGCTGTGATCATCGGCGCCGGTATGGGCGGGACCTCGGCGGGCATCGCGTTGCGACAGCTCGGGCACGAGGTCGAGATATACGAGCAGGTCACCGAGAACCGCCCCGTCGGCGCGGCGATCTCGGTGTGGTCCAACGGGGTCAAGTGCCTGAACCACCTCGGCCTCGAAGCCGAGACCGCCGCGCTGGGCGGCATCGTCGATTCGATGAGCTACATCGACGCATTCACCGGAGAGACGATGTGTCGCTTCAGCATGGCACCGCTCATCGACGAGGTCGGGCAACGTCCTTACCCGATCGCACGCGCCGAACTCCAGCTCATGCTCATGAACGCCTTCGGCCACGACGAGATCCGGTTCGGCAAGAAGATGGTCGCCGTCCACGACGGTCCGGACGGCGCCACTGTCGAATTCGCCGACGGCACCACTGCCCAGGGTGATGTCGTCATCGCCGCCGACGGTGCGAGATCGCTTGCCCGCGACCATGTGCTCGGTCACGCGGTCGAGCGTCGTTACGCGGGGTACGTGAACTTCAACGGACTCGTCCCGATCGACGAGGACATCGGACCGGCCACCGAATGGACCACCTACGTGGGCGATTCGCGTCGGGTATCGGTGATGCCGGTGGCGGGCAACCGGTTCTACTTCTTCTTCGACGTGACCATGCCCGAAGGGGTTCCGTTCGAACGTGGAACCGCACGCGAGGTGCTCGCCGAGGAGTTCGCCGGATGGGCGCCCGGCGTCCAGAAGCTCATCGAGACACTGGATCCCGCGACCACCAACCGCGTCGAGATCCTCGACATCGATCCGTTCCACACCTGGGTCCGGGGACATGTAGCACTACTCGGCGACGCCGCACACAACACCACCCCCGACATCGGGCAGGGTGGTTGTTCGGCGATGGAAGATGCGATCGCCCTGCAGTTCGCCTTCCGTGATCACCCCGACGACCTGCACGCGGCCCTCACGACCTATGAGGCGTCACGCACCGAACGGGCCGCCGACCTCGTGCTCCGCGCACGCAAGCGCTGCGACGTCACGCACGGCAAGGACCCGGAGGCGACCGCGGCCTGGTACGAGGAACTGCGATCCGAGGACGGCACCAACGTCATC
- the nrdE gene encoding class 1b ribonucleoside-diphosphate reductase subunit alpha, producing MSPTAAVSDTTSASKSGVHPGPSGHDPGELDYHALNAMLNLYDADGKIQFDKDREAANQYFLQHVNQNTVFFHDLDEKLDYLVEENYYEPEVLAKYDREFVKSLFGHAYSKKFRFPTFLGAFKYYTSYTLKTFDGKRYLERFEDRVCMVALTLADGDTVLARNLTDEIIDGRFQPATPTFLNSGKKQRGEPVSCFLLRIEDNMESIGRSINSALQLSKRGGGVALLLSNIREHGAPIKKIENQSSGVIPIMKLLEDSFSYANQLGARQGAGAVYLHAHHPDIYRFLDTKRENADEKIRIKTLSLGVVIPDITFELAKANDDMYLFSPYDVERVYGVPFADVNVTDKYHEMVEDRRIRKTKIKAREFFQTLAELQFESGYPYIMFEDTVNRANPIDGKITHSNLCSEILQVSTPSTFNDDLSYAEVGKDISCNLGSLNIAKTMDSPDIGQTIETAIRGLTAVSDQTTITSVPSIEHGNNQSHAIGLGQMNLHGYLARERVFYGSEEGIDFTNIYFYTVLYHALRASNRIAAERGRAFTGFEKSKYASGEFFDKYTEKVWEPATQKVRDLFGQAGIAIPTQDDWRELKAAVQRDGIYNQNLQAVPPTGSISYINHSTSSIHPVAAKIEIRKEGKIGRVYYPAPYMTNDNLEYYQDAYEIGYEKIIDTYAAATQHVDQGLSLTLFFKDTATTRDVNKAQIYAWRKGIKTLYYIRLRQIALEGTEVENCVSCML from the coding sequence GTGTCGCCCACCGCCGCCGTCTCGGACACCACTTCAGCCAGCAAGTCGGGTGTGCACCCCGGGCCCTCGGGACACGACCCGGGCGAGCTCGACTACCACGCTCTCAATGCGATGCTCAACCTGTACGACGCCGACGGCAAGATCCAGTTCGACAAGGATCGCGAAGCCGCGAACCAGTACTTCCTGCAGCACGTCAACCAGAACACGGTCTTCTTCCACGATCTCGACGAGAAGCTCGACTACCTCGTCGAGGAGAACTACTACGAGCCCGAGGTCCTCGCGAAGTACGACCGCGAGTTCGTCAAGAGCCTCTTCGGGCACGCCTACAGCAAGAAGTTCCGTTTCCCGACCTTCCTCGGGGCGTTCAAGTACTACACGAGCTACACGCTCAAGACGTTCGACGGCAAGCGGTACCTGGAGCGTTTCGAGGATCGCGTGTGCATGGTGGCGCTGACCCTGGCCGACGGCGACACGGTCCTCGCGCGCAACCTCACCGACGAGATCATCGACGGCCGGTTCCAGCCGGCGACGCCGACCTTCCTCAATTCCGGCAAGAAGCAGCGCGGCGAACCCGTCTCGTGCTTCCTGCTGCGTATCGAGGACAACATGGAGTCGATCGGCCGGTCGATCAACTCGGCCTTGCAGCTCTCCAAGCGCGGCGGCGGAGTTGCCTTGTTGCTCAGCAACATCCGCGAGCACGGTGCGCCGATCAAGAAGATCGAGAACCAGAGTTCGGGTGTCATCCCGATCATGAAGCTGCTCGAGGACTCCTTCTCCTACGCCAACCAGCTCGGTGCCCGGCAGGGCGCGGGCGCGGTGTACCTGCACGCGCACCACCCCGACATCTACCGCTTCCTCGACACCAAGCGCGAGAACGCGGACGAGAAGATCCGTATCAAGACCCTGTCGCTCGGTGTGGTCATCCCGGACATCACGTTCGAGCTGGCCAAGGCCAACGACGACATGTACCTGTTCAGTCCGTACGACGTCGAACGTGTCTACGGCGTACCGTTCGCCGACGTCAACGTGACGGACAAGTACCACGAGATGGTCGAGGACCGTCGCATCCGCAAGACCAAGATCAAGGCGCGCGAGTTCTTCCAGACCCTCGCCGAGCTGCAGTTCGAGTCGGGATACCCGTACATCATGTTCGAGGACACGGTGAACCGGGCCAACCCGATCGACGGCAAGATCACGCATTCCAACCTGTGCTCGGAGATCCTGCAGGTGTCGACGCCGTCGACCTTCAACGACGACCTGTCGTATGCCGAAGTGGGCAAGGACATCTCGTGCAACCTGGGTTCGCTGAACATCGCCAAGACGATGGATTCGCCCGACATCGGCCAGACCATCGAGACCGCGATCCGCGGCCTCACCGCGGTGAGCGACCAGACCACGATCACGTCGGTGCCCTCGATCGAGCACGGCAACAACCAGTCTCACGCCATCGGCCTGGGGCAGATGAACCTGCACGGATACCTGGCGCGTGAGCGGGTCTTCTACGGCAGCGAAGAAGGCATCGACTTCACGAACATCTACTTCTACACGGTGCTCTATCACGCGCTGCGCGCGTCGAACCGGATCGCCGCCGAGCGCGGCCGGGCGTTCACCGGCTTCGAGAAGTCGAAGTACGCGAGCGGTGAGTTCTTCGACAAGTACACCGAGAAGGTGTGGGAACCGGCGACCCAGAAGGTGCGAGACCTGTTCGGGCAGGCCGGGATCGCCATCCCGACCCAGGACGACTGGCGTGAGCTGAAGGCCGCCGTCCAGCGTGACGGCATCTACAACCAGAACCTGCAGGCCGTCCCGCCGACCGGTTCGATCAGCTACATCAATCACTCGACCAGTTCGATCCACCCGGTCGCCGCCAAGATCGAGATCCGCAAGGAAGGCAAGATCGGCCGCGTCTACTACCCGGCGCCGTACATGACGAACGACAACCTGGAGTACTACCAGGACGCGTACGAGATCGGGTACGAGAAGATCATCGACACCTACGCCGCGGCCACGCAGCATGTCGACCAGGGCCTCAGCCTGACGCTCTTCTTCAAGGACACCGCCACCACGCGCGACGTCAACAAGGCGCAGATCTACGCATGGCGCAAGGGCATCAAGACGCTCTACTACATCCGCCTGCGCCAGATCGCGCTCGAGGGGACCGAGGTGGAAAATTGCGTCAGCTGCATGTTGTGA
- a CDS encoding NAD(P)H-dependent oxidoreductase, with protein sequence MSERVVELVALVGSLRTASVNRQLAHLAADNAPSGVSITVVDNLGSLPFYSEDIDIEEQLDPAVANLRQVVGAADGVLIATPEYNGTIPAALKNAIDWLSRPYGTGALTGKPVAVLSAALGQYGGAWTREDTRKSVGIAGGRAIAEADLGLQLAALPEAGLDSPEVVEKVVASVTRLVDEVAVSA encoded by the coding sequence ATGTCGGAACGAGTCGTCGAACTGGTCGCGCTGGTCGGAAGCCTGCGTACGGCCTCGGTCAACCGCCAGCTCGCCCACCTGGCCGCGGACAATGCGCCGTCGGGAGTCTCCATCACGGTCGTCGACAATCTCGGCTCGCTGCCGTTCTACAGCGAGGACATCGACATCGAGGAGCAGCTCGACCCAGCCGTGGCGAACCTGCGCCAGGTCGTCGGCGCCGCCGACGGCGTGCTGATCGCGACCCCCGAGTACAACGGCACCATCCCCGCCGCACTCAAGAACGCCATCGACTGGTTGTCTCGGCCCTACGGCACCGGCGCGCTCACGGGCAAGCCCGTCGCGGTGCTGAGCGCGGCCCTCGGCCAGTACGGCGGCGCGTGGACCCGTGAGGACACCCGTAAGTCGGTCGGCATCGCCGGCGGTCGCGCGATCGCGGAAGCCGACCTCGGTCTGCAGCTCGCGGCACTGCCCGAGGCCGGCCTGGATTCTCCGGAGGTCGTCGAGAAGGTCGTCGCGTCCGTCACCCGGCTCGTCGACGAGGTCGCTGTCAGCGCCTGA
- the nrdF gene encoding class 1b ribonucleoside-diphosphate reductase subunit beta: protein MSEKLKLVSRVSAINWNRVPDEKDAEVWDRLTGNFWLPEKVPVSNDIPSWGTLTEYEKQLTMRVFTGLTLLDTIQGTVGAVSLIPDATTPHEEAVLTNIAFMESVHAKSYSSIFSTLCSTKEIDEAFRWSEENEQLQRKAQIVMDYYRGDDPLKRKVASTLLESFLFYSGFYLPMYWSSRAKLTNTADLIRLIIRDEAVHGYYIGYKYQRGLEVETPERRQELKDYTFELLFELYDNESDYTEALYDEVGLSEDVKKFLRYNANKALMNLGYEAMFPRDETDVNPAILSALSPNADENHDFFSGSGSSYVIGKAVNTEDEDWDF, encoded by the coding sequence ATGTCTGAGAAGCTCAAGCTGGTCAGCCGGGTCTCGGCGATCAACTGGAACCGCGTGCCCGACGAGAAGGATGCCGAGGTGTGGGATCGCCTCACCGGCAACTTCTGGTTGCCCGAGAAGGTGCCGGTGTCCAACGACATCCCGTCGTGGGGCACGCTCACCGAATACGAGAAGCAGCTCACCATGCGGGTGTTCACCGGTCTCACCCTGCTCGACACCATCCAGGGCACGGTCGGCGCGGTGTCGCTGATCCCGGACGCCACCACTCCGCACGAGGAGGCGGTGCTCACCAACATCGCCTTCATGGAGTCGGTGCACGCCAAGAGCTACAGCTCGATCTTCTCGACACTGTGCTCCACCAAGGAGATCGACGAGGCGTTCCGCTGGTCGGAGGAGAACGAGCAGCTGCAGCGCAAGGCGCAGATCGTCATGGACTACTACCGTGGCGACGACCCGCTGAAGCGCAAGGTCGCCTCGACGCTGCTCGAGTCGTTCCTGTTCTACTCCGGCTTCTACCTGCCGATGTACTGGTCGAGCCGCGCGAAGCTCACCAACACCGCCGACCTGATCCGCCTCATCATCCGCGACGAAGCGGTGCACGGGTACTACATCGGCTACAAGTATCAGCGCGGACTCGAGGTCGAGACCCCGGAGCGTCGTCAGGAGCTCAAGGACTACACCTTCGAGTTGCTGTTCGAGCTCTACGACAACGAGAGTGACTACACCGAGGCTCTGTACGACGAGGTCGGGCTGAGCGAGGACGTCAAGAAGTTCCTGCGCTACAACGCGAACAAGGCCCTGATGAATCTGGGCTACGAGGCGATGTTCCCGCGCGACGAGACCGACGTGAACCCGGCGATCCTGTCGGCACTGTCGCCCAACGCCGACGAGAACCACGACTTCTTCTCCGGGTCGGGCAGTTCCTACGTCATCGGCAAGGCCGTCAACACCGAGGACGAGGACTGGGACTTCTAG
- the nrdI gene encoding class Ib ribonucleoside-diphosphate reductase assembly flavoprotein NrdI: MAAESPLIVYFSSVSENTHRFVEKLDMRAVRIPVLDRTGVFRVDEPYVLVCPTYGGGKATGQPGGYVPKQVIRFLNDEHNRSSIRGVIAAGNTNFGEEFCYAGDVIARKCGVPYLYRFELMGTSDDVDRVRAGLAEFAQSPAFAASVSLSASPA; this comes from the coding sequence ATGGCGGCAGAATCGCCGTTGATCGTGTATTTCTCCTCCGTCTCGGAGAACACCCACCGGTTCGTCGAGAAACTGGACATGCGCGCCGTGCGCATCCCGGTCCTCGATCGGACCGGTGTTTTCCGTGTCGACGAGCCGTATGTCCTGGTCTGCCCGACCTACGGCGGGGGCAAGGCGACGGGGCAACCCGGCGGCTACGTTCCCAAGCAGGTCATCCGCTTCCTCAACGACGAACACAATCGATCATCGATCAGAGGGGTGATCGCGGCGGGTAACACGAACTTCGGCGAGGAGTTCTGTTATGCCGGCGACGTCATCGCACGCAAATGCGGCGTTCCCTATCTCTACCGATTCGAATTGATGGGCACCTCCGACGATGTCGACCGCGTCCGCGCGGGACTCGCCGAGTTCGCCCAGAGTCCGGCGTTCGCGGCGAGTGTGTCGCTCAGCGCCTCGCCTGCCTGA
- a CDS encoding TetR/AcrR family transcriptional regulator, which produces MPNGPDHSPLHISLNSSGTERADAARNRRLLLAAAKNLIDHHGAAAVTMEAVAREAGVGKGTVFRRFGSRTGLMLALLDHSESEIQQAYLSGPEPLGPGAPPLDRLLAYGRARLKLTADHLDILLEAGAGAEDFMSHPVARTSTQHVQILLRQLGFDGALDFLALTVQAPLSASSVRYLLVDVGLDLETITHQWQDMVTALVTGHDRS; this is translated from the coding sequence GTGCCAAACGGGCCCGACCACTCCCCTCTCCACATCTCTCTCAATTCTTCGGGGACCGAACGTGCCGACGCCGCACGTAACCGGCGTCTGTTGCTGGCTGCCGCCAAGAACCTCATCGATCACCACGGTGCGGCCGCGGTGACGATGGAGGCGGTTGCCCGCGAAGCGGGTGTGGGCAAGGGCACAGTGTTCCGGCGCTTCGGCAGCCGGACCGGGCTCATGCTCGCTCTCCTCGACCACAGCGAGTCCGAGATCCAGCAGGCGTATCTGTCCGGTCCGGAGCCGCTGGGTCCCGGCGCTCCCCCGCTCGACCGACTCCTCGCCTACGGTCGCGCTCGCCTCAAGCTCACCGCCGACCACCTCGACATCCTGCTGGAGGCCGGCGCCGGCGCCGAGGACTTCATGAGTCACCCGGTGGCCCGAACGTCCACCCAGCATGTGCAGATCCTGTTGCGCCAGTTGGGTTTCGACGGCGCCCTGGATTTCCTGGCCCTCACTGTCCAGGCGCCGCTCTCGGCGAGTTCGGTCCGCTACCTGTTGGTGGACGTCGGGCTCGACCTCGAGACGATCACCCATCAGTGGCAGGACATGGTCACCGCGCTCGTCACCGGACACGACCGGTCCTGA
- a CDS encoding NUMOD3 domain-containing DNA-binding protein, producing MVPATGGVIYGVRLRAAYDYRYIGLTTKTGQQRLRQHFKVAAAGRKTPFYDWLRLQDRDNVLADELQFVEGLNELGEAEIAWIAYLKRDGQPLLNLAEGGLGPTGVVWTGEMREAARVRSTGRKGLSRFADDNPFYGLKHSDEQREKWSVQRRGSITGEANPNFGKFGPAHPSYGRVMSEEARARLSEQRKGEGNPNFGRRASEETRRKMSDAQRGRPKPSSKRNAHTRHHTNKGVFKSTCQYCIDDVAKPDE from the coding sequence ATGGTTCCGGCCACAGGCGGCGTGATCTACGGGGTTCGGTTGCGGGCCGCGTATGACTATCGCTACATCGGGCTCACCACAAAAACTGGGCAGCAGCGGCTGCGGCAACACTTCAAAGTCGCGGCGGCCGGAAGAAAGACACCGTTCTATGACTGGCTCCGATTGCAAGATCGCGACAACGTTTTGGCGGACGAGTTGCAGTTCGTCGAAGGACTCAACGAGTTGGGGGAGGCCGAGATCGCTTGGATCGCCTACCTCAAGCGCGACGGCCAACCGCTGCTGAACCTGGCAGAGGGCGGATTGGGTCCTACCGGGGTGGTTTGGACCGGGGAGATGCGAGAAGCGGCTCGGGTTCGTTCCACTGGACGGAAGGGGCTGAGCCGGTTTGCGGATGACAATCCGTTCTATGGTCTCAAGCACTCCGACGAACAGCGTGAGAAGTGGTCGGTCCAGCGCAGAGGCTCTATCACCGGAGAAGCAAATCCGAACTTCGGGAAGTTCGGACCTGCTCACCCCAGCTACGGGCGCGTCATGTCGGAGGAAGCTCGCGCTCGACTGTCGGAGCAACGAAAAGGCGAGGGAAATCCGAACTTCGGGCGGCGCGCGAGCGAGGAGACACGCCGCAAGATGTCCGACGCTCAGAGGGGGCGTCCAAAGCCCTCGAGCAAACGGAATGCCCACACCAGGCACCACACGAACAAAGGCGTGTTCAAGAGCACGTGTCAGTACTGCATCGACGATGTAGCCAAACCCGATGAGTGA
- a CDS encoding redoxin NrdH — protein sequence MSITVYTKPACVQCNATYKALDKQGLSYEIVDISEDAEARDYVMALGYLQAPVVVAGDAHWSGFRPDRIKALATAAA from the coding sequence ATGTCTATCACCGTCTACACGAAGCCGGCCTGCGTCCAGTGCAATGCCACCTACAAGGCCCTCGACAAGCAGGGTCTGTCCTATGAGATCGTCGACATCAGCGAAGATGCCGAGGCGCGTGACTACGTGATGGCGCTCGGCTACCTGCAGGCACCCGTCGTGGTCGCCGGCGACGCGCACTGGTCGGGCTTCCGTCCCGACCGCATCAAGGCACTCGCCACCGCCGCTGCCTGA